In Triticum aestivum cultivar Chinese Spring chromosome 5B, IWGSC CS RefSeq v2.1, whole genome shotgun sequence, the following proteins share a genomic window:
- the LOC123111645 gene encoding uncharacterized protein, giving the protein MPGSPPAQALPPAPKPRAKRHLLLLLTAPSLLALVLAVLFATSSNPLPRLVHLLLRTRSSLLSPPEPVPTADTSSDAGRPPCVLWMAPFASGGGYCSEAWSYVASLDENVTAGVGANFTLSIAHHGDLESPEFWQGLPEQSKNLAYRLATAQCELSRAVVVCHSEPGAWYPPMYESLPCPPTGYDEPAFVIGRTMFETDRVSPEHVRRCNQMDAVWVPTDFHVSTFVKSGVHPSKVVKVVQAVDVTFFDPAKHAAFPLPIGFSVMASDDSTQNTDSSKGKGFVFLSMFKWEQRKGWDVLLTAFLQEFSGADDVVLYLLTNAYHSDTDFGGKIHRFVNNSSIEEPVLGWAQVRVVDEHVPQSDLPRLYRAADAFVLPSRGEGWGRPVVEAMAMELPVIVTNWSGPTEYLTQENGYPLEVDRLTEVTEGPFKGHFCAEPSVDHLRALMRRVFGDQEEARRKGRKAREDMVERFLPEVVARIVADQIQQVVVSTQ; this is encoded by the coding sequence ATGCCAGGCTCACCTCCGGCGCAGGCTCTCCCTCCAGCACCCAAACCCAGAGCCAAgcgccacctccttctcctcctcacgGCGCCGTCcctcctcgccctcgtcctcgCCGTGCTCTTCGCCACCTCCAGCAACCCGCTGCCACGCCTCGTTCATCTGCTCCTCAGAACGAGGTCTTCCCTTCTCAGCCCGCCGGAGCCAGTCCCCACGGCCGATACCTCGTCGGACGCGGGACGCCCACCATGTGTTCTATGGATGGCCCCTTTCGCCTCCGGCGGCGGCTACTGCTCCGAGGCCTGGTCCTACGTCGCCTCGCTTGACGAGAATGTCACTGCCGGCGTCGGTGCGAACTTCACTCTCTCAATCGCGCACCACGGCGACCTCGAGTCGCCGGAGTTCTGGCAGGGCTTGCCCGAGCAGTCCAAGAACTTGGCGTACAGGCTCGCCACTGCGCAGTGTGAGCTCTCTCGGGCCGTCGTTGTGTGCCACAGCGAGCCTGGCGCGTGGTACCCGCCGATGTACGAGTCTCTGCCTTGCCCGCCTACTGGGTACGACGAGCCGGCGTTCGTCATTGGCCGGACGATGTTCGAGACTGACCGTGTCTCGCCGGAGCATGTCAGACGCTGTAACCAGATGGATGCTGTCTGGGTACCGACAGATTTCCACGTCTCCACATTCGTGAAgagcggggtccatccctccaagGTCGTCAAGGTAGTGCAGGCCGTCGATGTCACGTtctttgatccggccaagcacgcCGCCTTTCCTCTTCCGATTGGTTTCTCTGTCATGGCGTCTGATGATTCTACACAGAATACTGATAGCTCCAAAGGCAAAGGTTTTGTGTTTCTTAGCATGTTCAAATGGGAGCAGAGGAAGGGCTGGGATGTGCTTCTGACAGCCTTCCTGCAGGAGTTCTCTGGAGCTGATGATGTTGTACTCTACCTACTGACCAATGCCTACCACTCTGACACAGATTTTGGAGGGAAAATCCACAGATTTGTGAACAACTCCAGCATTGAGGAGCCAGTGCTAGGATGGGCACAAGTCCGGGTGGTTGATGAGCATGTCCCACAGTCTGACCTTCCAAGGTTGTACAGGGCTGCAGATGCATTTGTACTACCTTCCCGTGGCGAGGGGTGGGGCAGGCCGGTGGTCGAAGCCATGGCCATGGAACTGCCAGTGATTGTGACGAATTGGTCAGGCCCAACGGAGTACCTGACTCAAGAGAATGGATACCCACTGGAAGTGGACAGGCTGACTGAGGTCACAGAAGGGCCATTCAAGGGTCATTTCTGCGCTGAGCCATCAGTTGATCATCTGAGAGCTTTGATGAGGCGCGTCTTTGGTGATCAGGAGGAGGCAAGGAGAAAAGGGAGGAAGGCAAGGGAAGACATGGTTGAGAGGTTTTTGCCAGAGGTTGTGGCAAGGATTGTTGCTGATCAGATTCAACAGGTGGTTGTCAGTACTCAGTAG